The following DNA comes from Brassica oleracea var. oleracea cultivar TO1000 chromosome C5, BOL, whole genome shotgun sequence.
ATGAATTCAAATTCATATATACCGGTCTCAAACTTTGTAGACCTTCTGAATAGTCAGCAAGAGACTGTCTTTGGCTTTGTTCAAGACAGTGGTGAAGTTTCTTCCTCCCAAGTCTCTCTCTTTAGCAGTCAAGCAACGGAAGCAGAGACTCCTGGAGAGCGTAAGGAAAGGAGGTCTTGGACGCCTGTAGATGATGTTGCTCTCGTTAGCGCTTGGCTTAAAATAAGCAAAGACCCAGTTGTAGGTAACGAGCAAAGAGCCGGTGCGTTCTGGAAAAGGGTTGCTGCATACTTTGCGGTTAGTTCCAAGGTTGCAGGTTCTGAACCGAGAGAGTCATCGCATTGTAAGAACCGGTGGCAGAAGATCAATGACCAAGTGAACAAATTTTGTGGAGCTTATGACTCTGCAACAAGAGAGAAGAGTAGTGGCCAAAATGAGAATTCGTGATAGACAAATATGATGGGCGTTCGAATAAGAATTCGTGATAGACAAATACATCAACAACTCAAACATGATTTGGTCGAACATTTATGGAGTAAATTTGGACGTGATGAAGACAACAACTGAGTTCGACATGTTTCTTTCAAATTACTCGGCTCGTTTATTTTATTAATTCTTGTTTTTTTAAAATATTTTATGTTTAAAATGTTCTATTTTATTATGTTTTATTTTAATTTTATCTTAAAAAAAACAAAAAAAAAGTAAAAATCCCCTAATTAAGATCCTTCCATTGGAGGCACATCTTAATGAAATCTTAACTAGAGTGCTTAGGTACAATCAAAGTTCAATTAATTAATTAAATACTTATTAAGCAACTCATATGGAATTTACGGTCAATCATGCTCTAAGTGGTTGACAACAAACAGTGAATAACTCTGAAAATGTAATACCCTACGTTACACGGAATCGTTTTTTATCTATGATTCCCGCTTCGGAAGCGGAAACGGGTTCCGAAGCGTTCGGAATCGCTAGGAACTGTGTTGGAATCAGAATTCCAGAAAAGATGAATATGGAAGCGCAGGGGAAGCTCCGATTCCGGTTCGGAAGCGCCTGATTGAATAAGTCGGATTCGTTCAAAGATATAAAGCACTTGACAAATACTCGCACTTGTTAATCACCGAGATGTGTATAATTTATC
Coding sequences within:
- the LOC106292191 gene encoding glutathione S-transferase T3-like — encoded protein: MNSNSYIPVSNFVDLLNSQQETVFGFVQDSGEVSSSQVSLFSSQATEAETPGERKERRSWTPVDDVALVSAWLKISKDPVVGNEQRAGAFWKRVAAYFAVSSKVAGSEPRESSHCKNRWQKINDQVNKFCGAYDSATREKSSGQNENS